A section of the Stenotrophomonas acidaminiphila genome encodes:
- a CDS encoding aminotransferase, giving the protein MIPKKPTPVTSPLLPPLEEFVPYLERIWESRILTNGGSMHQALEKALCAYLGVEHIALFANGTLALVTALQSLRITGEVITTPYSFVATAHSLLWNGIKPVFVDVDPVTFNLDPARIEAAITPQTTAIMPVHCYGTPCDVDAIGRIADNYNLRVIYDAAHAFAVGDTRGSVLRHGDLSVLSFHATKVFNTFEGGAIICPDARTKQRIDHLKNFGFVNETTVVAPGINGKMNEVSAAFGLLQLKHIDRALERRAAIDALYRQRLAGIAGIRCLARPADVRHNHAYFPVLVGDDYPLQRDELYHLLRAEHILVRRYFYPLISEFPMYRGFASAAPDNLPVAHAAARQVLCLPIHPDLSDTEVGRICELLTAHARVRAA; this is encoded by the coding sequence ATGATCCCCAAGAAGCCGACCCCGGTCACCAGCCCGCTGCTGCCCCCGCTGGAAGAGTTCGTGCCCTACCTGGAGCGGATCTGGGAGAGCCGCATCCTGACCAACGGCGGCAGCATGCACCAGGCGCTGGAGAAGGCGCTGTGCGCCTACCTCGGGGTCGAGCACATCGCGCTGTTCGCCAATGGCACGCTGGCGCTGGTCACCGCCCTGCAGTCGCTGCGCATCACCGGCGAGGTGATCACCACGCCGTACTCGTTCGTGGCCACCGCCCATTCGCTGCTGTGGAACGGCATCAAGCCGGTGTTCGTGGACGTCGACCCGGTCACCTTCAACCTCGATCCGGCCCGGATCGAGGCCGCGATCACGCCCCAGACCACGGCCATCATGCCGGTGCACTGCTATGGCACGCCCTGCGACGTGGACGCCATCGGCCGCATCGCCGACAACTACAACCTGCGGGTGATCTACGACGCCGCGCATGCCTTCGCGGTCGGCGACACCCGCGGCAGCGTGCTGCGGCACGGCGACCTGTCGGTGCTCAGCTTCCATGCCACCAAGGTATTCAACACCTTCGAGGGCGGCGCCATCATCTGCCCGGACGCGCGCACCAAGCAGCGCATCGATCACCTGAAGAACTTCGGCTTCGTCAACGAGACCACCGTGGTGGCGCCTGGCATCAACGGCAAGATGAACGAGGTCAGCGCCGCGTTCGGCCTGCTCCAGCTCAAGCACATCGACCGTGCGCTGGAACGTCGCGCCGCGATCGACGCGCTGTACCGCCAGCGCCTGGCGGGCATCGCCGGCATCCGGTGCCTGGCACGGCCCGCGGATGTGCGCCACAACCACGCCTACTTCCCGGTGCTGGTGGGCGACGACTACCCGTTGCAGCGCGACGAGCTTTATCACCTGCTTCGCGCCGAACACATCCTGGTGCGGCGCTACTTCTACCCGCTGATCAGCGAGTTCCCGATGTACCGCGGCTTCGCATCCGCGGCGCCGGACAACCTGCCGGTGGCGCACGCCGCCGCCCGCCAGGTGCTGTGCCTGCCGATCCACCCGGACCTGTCCGATACCGAAGTCGGCCGGATCTGCGAGCTGCTGACCGCGCATGCGCGGGTCCGCGCCGCGTGA
- a CDS encoding teichoic acid biosynthesis protein B produces MPAWLGVPLLLAWRLLDLLVPKRRDHWAFFDHPLKPGQFIENARAVFEQVKDDPRVHCRVFVRGGQRPLDVSEHAHVRVLRLDSPRGLWALARCGVLLLTNSTALDMSLAWRNGGYAAPRPWLRRRVTVNLWHGIPLKRLFALANPDQRQHGDRDRHRRRERRFYTGLVASSTIDAHAMAAIFHPLPPTNVWVTGLPRNDFLRIAEDALPAGLRDELARVRALRGRRRLVLYAPTYRDASVAAERSYRFSDDEVVQLRQVLQRHGAVLGLRSHYLVNGPAALDPVRHLDGEVLLDLGHAQFQEIAPLLRESALVITDYSSVYIDALYLGLPVLGFAYDLEHYRTRQNGLLYDLDLAFPGPMTTTFAGLLAALDAVLAQPQYHPDERYLTARRLFFQHLDADNSRRVVQRIHAAVAANHPA; encoded by the coding sequence ATGCCTGCGTGGCTGGGGGTGCCGCTGCTGCTGGCGTGGCGGCTGCTGGACCTGCTGGTGCCCAAGCGCCGCGACCATTGGGCGTTCTTCGACCATCCTCTCAAGCCGGGCCAGTTCATCGAGAACGCACGCGCGGTCTTCGAGCAGGTAAAGGACGACCCGCGGGTGCACTGCCGGGTGTTCGTGCGCGGTGGCCAGCGGCCCCTGGACGTGAGCGAGCACGCGCACGTGCGCGTGCTCCGCCTGGACTCGCCGCGGGGGCTGTGGGCGCTCGCCCGCTGCGGCGTGCTGCTGCTGACCAATTCCACCGCGCTGGACATGTCGCTGGCCTGGCGCAACGGCGGCTACGCCGCGCCACGGCCGTGGCTCCGGCGGCGCGTCACCGTCAACCTCTGGCATGGCATTCCGCTGAAGCGGCTGTTCGCGCTGGCCAACCCGGACCAGCGCCAGCATGGCGACCGCGACCGGCACCGGCGCCGCGAACGCCGCTTCTACACCGGGCTGGTCGCGTCCTCGACCATCGACGCGCACGCGATGGCGGCGATCTTCCATCCGCTGCCCCCGACCAACGTCTGGGTTACCGGGCTGCCGCGCAACGATTTCCTGCGCATCGCCGAGGACGCACTCCCCGCCGGCCTGCGCGACGAGCTCGCGCGCGTGCGGGCGCTGCGCGGCCGTCGCCGGCTGGTGCTGTACGCCCCCACCTACCGCGATGCCAGCGTCGCCGCCGAGCGCAGCTACCGCTTCAGCGATGACGAGGTCGTCCAGCTGCGCCAGGTCCTGCAGCGCCATGGCGCGGTGTTGGGGCTGCGCAGCCACTATCTGGTCAACGGCCCGGCGGCGCTGGACCCGGTGCGCCACCTCGATGGCGAGGTGCTGCTGGACCTGGGCCACGCGCAGTTCCAGGAGATCGCGCCGCTGCTGCGCGAAAGCGCGCTGGTCATCACCGACTACTCCTCGGTCTACATCGACGCGCTCTACCTGGGCCTGCCGGTACTCGGCTTCGCCTACGACCTGGAGCACTACCGCACCCGCCAGAATGGGCTGCTGTATGACCTTGACCTGGCGTTTCCCGGGCCGATGACCACGACCTTCGCGGGGCTGCTGGCCGCGCTGGATGCCGTGCTGGCGCAGCCGCAGTACCACCCCGACGAACGCTACCTCACCGCCCGCCGCCTGTTCTTCCAGCACCTGGACGCCGACAACTCGCGGCGCGTGGTGCAACGGATCCACGCCGCGGTCGCCGCAAACCACCCCGCCTGA